The following are from one region of the Anguilla rostrata isolate EN2019 chromosome 7, ASM1855537v3, whole genome shotgun sequence genome:
- the LOC135259712 gene encoding zinc finger and BTB domain-containing protein 5-like, which translates to MDFPGHFDQIFQQLNSQRLHGQLCDCVIVVGSRHFKAHRSVLAACSTHFRALFTVAEGDGSMNMIQLDSEVVTAEAFAALVDMMYTSTLMLGESNVMDVLLAASHLHLNAVVKACKHYLTTRTLPMSPPTGDRTAHHHHQPDQQQGPPAGSASRLQRSFLLQQLGLSLVSSALGGMDEAGRGGGGGGVGGGGTVEQRASFPIRRFHKRKASSSSLMTPEDRQRQRLRPLLDPEDPLLARAGEGGGGLLSPDSLRAGDEPKPETGGEEEKYGGGGAQEDAQMPSQSDGGREGGPGKEEPGEGVVVKVKEGAEDEEEPQHVRVVVKAEPLSSPEPPDEASDAASQAEGSDHAERGADKIELSPESSGRSSSGPQSSTDPRAGDGGPGREGPGEDGGRRGPGGGAATGGDGGPDRRQGFGVSGFLCAQGFGEPGPGSAGDDSLPNTTTAECRLDGEARGFLRSPGSLNGPSSSAAHPGALHAHQHFLSGEPHPFGDVHPDALFLRPVEDGLGYRRVGGADQFALDFQRSSLGLHSLARSSRGGGGGGGASLGFPGYRRIAPKMPPNGGGGPLHADSGQLPDASSSSGAAGGAMLMNGVGYEGAGGAQAAPPQLTRASADVLSKCKKALSEHNVLVVEGARKYACKICCKTFLTLTDCKKHIRVHTGEKPYACLKCGKRFSQSSHLYKHSKTTCLRWQNSNLQSSIL; encoded by the coding sequence ATGGATTTCCCCGGGCACTTTGACCAGATCTTCCAGCAGCTGAACTCCCAGCGGCTGCACGGCCAGCTCTGCGACTGCGTGATCGTGGTGGGCAGCCGGCACTTCAAGGCCCACCGCTCGGTGCTGGCCGCCTGCAGCACGCACTTCCGGGCGCTCTTCACGGTCGCCGAGGGCGACGGCAGCATGAACATGATCCAGCTGGACAGCGAGGTGGTGACGGCCGAGGCCTTCGCCGCCCTGGTGGACATGATGTACACGTCCACGCTCATGCTGGGCGAGAGCAACGTGATGGACGTGCTGCTGGCCGCCTCCCACCTGCACCTCAACGCCGTGGTCAAGGCCTGCAAGCACTACCTGACCACCCGCACCCTGCCCATGTCCCCGCCCACTGGGGACAGGAccgcccaccaccaccaccaaccgGACCAGCAGCAGGGCCCCCCGGCCGGCTCCGCCTCCCGGCTCCAGCGCTCcttcctgctgcagcagctgggcCTCAGCCTGGTCAGCTCCGCCCTGGGGGGGATGGACGaggcggggcgagggggagggggagggggagtgggaggcGGGGGGACGGTGGAGCAGCGCGCCTCCTTCCCCATCCGCAGGTTCCACAAGCGcaaggcctcctcctcctcgctgatGACCCCCGAGgacaggcagaggcagaggctccgccccctcctggaCCCGGAGGACCCTCTCCTAgcgagggcgggggaggggggcggggggctcctCTCCCCGGACTCCCTCAGGGCGGGCGACGAGCCGAAGCCGGAGACGGGCGGCGAGGAGGAGAAGTacggcgggggcggagcccaggAGGACGCGCAGATGCCCAGCCAATCGGACGGCGGGCGGGAAGGCGGGCCAGGGAAGGAGGAGCCGGGCGAGGGGGTCGTCGTCAAGGTGAAGGAGGGCgcggaggacgaggaggagccGCAGCACGTGCGGGTGGTGGTGAAGGCCGAGCCCCTGAGCTCCCCGGAGCCGCCGGACGAGGCCAGCGACGCCGCCTCCCAGGCGGAGGGCAGCGACCACGCCGAGCGCGGCGCCGACAAGATCGAGCTGAGCCCCGAGAGCAGCGGCCGCAGCTCCTCCGGCCCCCAGTCCAGCACCGACCCCCGCGCCGGGGACGGGGGCCCGGGCAGGGAGGGCCCCGGCGAGGACGGCGGGCGCAGGGgccccgggggcggggcggcgacGGGAGGCGACGGCGGCCCGGACAGGAGGCAGGGCTTCGGCGTCTCCGGCTTCCTGTGCGCCCAGGGCTTCGGGGAGCCGGGCCCCGGGTCGGCCGGGGACGACAGCCTGCCCAACACCACCACGGCGGAGTGCCGCCTGGACGGGGAGGCGCGCGGGTTCCTCCGGAGCCCGGGGTCGCTCAACGGCCCGTCGTCCTCCGCGGCGCACCCCGGCGCGCTCCACGCCcaccagcacttcctgtccggCGAGCCGCACCCTTTCGGCGACGTCCACCCCGACGCCCTCTTCCTGCGGCCCGTCGAGGACGGGCTCGGCTACcggcgggtgggcggggccgaccAGTTCGCCCTAGACTTTCAGCGCTCCAGCCTGGGCTTGCACTCGCTCGCCCGTTCCtccagggggggcgggggcgggggcggggccagcctgGGGTTCCCCGGCTACCGTCGAATCGCCCCCAAAATGCCCCCCAACGGGGGAGGGGGTCCCCTGCACGCGGACAGCGGCCAGCTCCCGGACGCCTCTTCTTCCTCCGGCGCAGCGGGGGGCGCCATGCTCATGAACGGGGTCGGGTACGAGGGCGCCGGGGGGGCGCAGGCCGCGCCCCCTCAGCTGACCAGGGCGTCGGCCGACGTCCTCTCCAAGTGCAAGAAGGCGCTGTCGGAGCACAACGTCCTGGTGGTGGAGGGCGCCCGCAAGTACGCCTGCAAGATCTGCTGCAAGACCTTCCTGACGCTGACGGACTGCAAGAAGCACATCCGCGTGCACACGGGCGAGAAGCCCTACGCCTGCCTCAAGTGCGGCAAGCGCTTCAGCCAGTCCAGCCACCTGTACAAGCACTCGAAGACCACCTGCCTGCGCTGGCAGAACAGCAACCTGCAGAGCTCCATCCTCTGA